In a single window of the Halobaculum lipolyticum genome:
- a CDS encoding DUF7096 domain-containing protein, producing the protein MRTIPVILAALLVFASVGVGAPGAAIGAQPQQGGGDTDGPAGAVVATSDHNATEGIRVLSLNESGDVAADIDVVTIEAGTATEFAASGSATRIETMALRERIEAANTTDERQRRILDGLNEVEKDAITLHSRQQTAIEAYTSGTTTARELLVELARIRASAAVLSDRVRVLNDLAEDTDDFGIDETRVFALVYDLRTFDGPVRSRTAAALSGDQSASTRVYVAATGDGVSLATVADGRYIRETYRGDLRDRENTGIDQETAENVTRRSYPELWNATAGSGGGVGSGGVFILDLEYPNGTLTAFVGGGSERVFMEHQRIDLAGVDTGEQTTRTLDLTLRVNRTFPGGPLRVAVTDPATGEPVNAVVKVGRDGGESTDVGRTGDDGVLWTVSPRGEFVVTVVEVGSTDVSTVPVTPSEPTTVAAALEGANGSAQPEPGD; encoded by the coding sequence GAACTATCCCCGTCATCCTCGCGGCCCTCCTCGTGTTCGCCTCCGTCGGGGTCGGCGCCCCCGGCGCAGCGATCGGCGCCCAGCCCCAGCAGGGTGGCGGCGACACCGACGGGCCGGCGGGCGCGGTCGTGGCGACGAGCGACCACAACGCGACCGAAGGGATCCGCGTGCTCTCGCTCAACGAGAGCGGCGACGTCGCCGCCGACATCGACGTCGTGACGATCGAAGCCGGCACGGCCACCGAGTTCGCGGCGAGCGGGTCCGCGACACGGATCGAGACGATGGCGCTCCGCGAACGGATCGAGGCGGCCAACACGACCGACGAACGACAGCGCCGGATCCTCGACGGGTTGAACGAGGTCGAGAAGGACGCTATCACCCTCCACAGCAGGCAGCAGACGGCCATCGAAGCGTACACGTCGGGGACGACGACCGCCCGGGAGTTGCTCGTCGAGTTGGCACGGATCCGCGCGTCCGCGGCGGTGCTGTCCGACCGCGTCCGGGTCCTGAACGACCTCGCCGAGGACACCGACGACTTCGGGATCGACGAGACCCGTGTGTTCGCGCTCGTCTACGACCTCCGGACGTTCGACGGGCCGGTCCGGTCGCGGACCGCGGCGGCGCTGTCGGGAGACCAGTCGGCGTCGACCCGGGTGTACGTCGCGGCGACCGGGGACGGCGTGTCGCTGGCGACGGTCGCGGACGGCCGGTACATCCGCGAGACGTATCGGGGCGACCTCAGGGACCGGGAGAACACGGGGATCGACCAAGAGACCGCGGAGAACGTCACCAGACGGAGCTATCCGGAGCTGTGGAACGCGACCGCCGGCTCCGGGGGTGGCGTCGGCTCCGGCGGCGTCTTCATCTTGGACCTCGAGTACCCCAACGGGACGCTCACGGCCTTCGTCGGCGGCGGGAGCGAGCGCGTGTTCATGGAACACCAGCGCATCGACCTCGCCGGCGTCGACACCGGCGAGCAGACCACCCGGACGCTCGATCTCACCTTGCGCGTGAACCGGACGTTCCCGGGCGGACCGCTGCGGGTCGCCGTCACCGACCCGGCGACCGGCGAACCAGTGAACGCCGTCGTCAAGGTCGGCCGCGACGGCGGCGAGAGCACCGACGTCGGCAGAACCGGCGACGACGGCGTCCTCTGGACCGTCTCCCCCCGCGGCGAGTTCGTCGTCACCGTCGTCGAGGTCGGCTCGACGGACGTGTCGACGGTCCCCGTCACCCCCAGCGAACCGACGACGGTCGCCGCCGCGCTCGAGGGAGCGAACGGGTCGGCGCAACCGGAACCCGGCGACTGA
- a CDS encoding type IV pilin, translating to MRPRAPSLPVADRRATASTVGVALLVAVAVVLSAAVGAVALGVDRPHSPAPTAAVDLTVADGALVFTHRGGAPIDVGRLRVVVAVDGTRLRHQPAVPFFARRGFESGPTGPFNSAADPRWTAGETASFAVAGTNRPRIEPGATVEVSLFVRGSRLATLSASAG from the coding sequence ATGCGTCCCCGAGCACCGAGCCTACCCGTCGCCGACCGGCGCGCGACCGCGTCCACCGTCGGCGTCGCCCTGCTCGTCGCCGTCGCCGTCGTGCTGTCGGCCGCCGTGGGCGCGGTCGCCCTCGGCGTCGACCGACCGCACTCGCCGGCGCCGACGGCCGCCGTCGATCTGACCGTCGCGGACGGGGCGCTCGTGTTCACCCACCGAGGGGGAGCGCCGATCGACGTGGGCCGCCTCCGGGTGGTCGTCGCCGTCGACGGGACCCGTCTGCGCCACCAACCCGCGGTGCCGTTCTTCGCGCGGCGCGGGTTCGAGAGCGGACCGACCGGCCCGTTCAACAGCGCGGCGGACCCGCGCTGGACGGCCGGCGAGACGGCCTCGTTCGCGGTCGCCGGGACGAACCGGCCCCGGATCGAACCGGGGGCGACCGTCGAGGTGTCGCTGTTCGTCCGTGGCAGCCGATTGGCGACGCTCTCGGCGAGCGCCGGGTGA
- a CDS encoding methyltransferase domain-containing protein, with translation MGILEDKANARLFYKYFSRVYDTINPYIWDDRMRNQALEWFDADRDDRVLDVGAGTGFATEGLLNHVDEVYALDQSRGQFQQAFEKFGKDGKVRFHMGDAERLPFKDDSFDKLWSSGSIEYWPNPVAALREFRRVVKPGGTVLVVGPDYPKLKPFQMLADAIMLFYDAEEAEEMFRAAGFEDTRHFVQQRHRGTPRAITSVATVPAAEESASPAADAVDEAAEEPPATDG, from the coding sequence ATGGGTATCCTGGAGGACAAGGCGAACGCGCGGCTGTTCTACAAGTACTTCTCGCGCGTCTACGACACGATCAACCCGTACATCTGGGACGACCGCATGCGCAATCAGGCGCTGGAGTGGTTCGACGCCGACCGCGACGACCGCGTGCTCGACGTCGGCGCCGGCACCGGCTTCGCCACGGAGGGGTTGCTCAACCACGTCGACGAGGTGTACGCGCTCGACCAGTCGCGCGGGCAGTTCCAGCAGGCGTTCGAGAAGTTCGGCAAGGACGGGAAGGTCCGCTTCCACATGGGCGACGCCGAGCGCCTCCCGTTCAAAGACGACAGCTTCGACAAGCTCTGGTCGTCGGGGTCGATCGAGTACTGGCCCAACCCCGTCGCGGCGCTCCGGGAGTTCCGCCGCGTCGTCAAGCCCGGCGGCACCGTGCTCGTCGTCGGCCCGGACTACCCGAAGCTGAAGCCGTTCCAGATGCTGGCGGACGCGATCATGCTGTTCTACGACGCCGAGGAGGCCGAGGAGATGTTCCGCGCGGCCGGCTTCGAGGACACCCGACACTTCGTCCAGCAGCGCCACCGGGGGACTCCCCGCGCCATCACCAGCGTCGCGACCGTCCCCGCGGCCGAGGAGTCGGCGAGTCCGGCGGCCGACGCCGTCGACGAGGCGGCCGAGGAGCCGCCGGCGACCGACGGCTGA